Proteins encoded together in one Chthonomonadales bacterium window:
- a CDS encoding zf-HC2 domain-containing protein, with product MTTCSDMLRAINDFIDGALPAETAVAVADHLRECRACRREHAALAATRRLLGNVPAPEAGPSRERVLARFRAGAGTEAGARSARPRPPALRRRLGWATAAALAVLGGAVAIGPGLLAPGRSSGVSGGLPAVREIDEMVALHAAQALAEAGPSAEFQRDAHAEATARLQAPEDFDAL from the coding sequence ATGACTACCTGTAGCGATATGCTGCGCGCGATCAATGACTTCATCGACGGCGCGCTGCCGGCCGAGACGGCCGTGGCGGTCGCCGACCACCTGCGCGAATGCCGCGCCTGCCGGCGGGAGCACGCGGCCCTCGCGGCAACGCGCCGCCTCCTGGGCAACGTTCCGGCGCCCGAGGCGGGCCCGTCGCGGGAGCGCGTGCTGGCCCGCTTCCGCGCCGGCGCCGGCACGGAAGCGGGCGCGCGGTCCGCGCGGCCCCGTCCGCCTGCCCTGCGCCGCCGCCTCGGGTGGGCGACCGCCGCCGCGCTCGCGGTGCTCGGGGGAGCCGTCGCCATCGGTCCCGGCCTTCTCGCGCCAGGCCGATCGAGCGGCGTCTCGGGCGGCCTTCCCGCGGTTCGCGAGATCGACGAGATGGTGGCGCTCCACGCGGCTCAGGCCCTGGCCGAGGCCGGCCCGAGCGCCGAGTTCCAGCGCGACGCGCACGCCGAGGCGACGGCCCGACTCCAGGCGCCCGAGGACTTCGATGCGCTCTGA
- a CDS encoding DVUA0089 family protein, with protein MVLGVLAVRAPADDFDFSGNFTYDNDVLQFNFTVGAPSSVTVFSSSWLQGDPPAGFDPMLGIWDAAGNLIAFQDDGAVVGTTLSNGVPYSHGTWDSYYTVALGAGDYIATVTQFDNFNVGSLLSSGFVRDGVANRSFTSALGYGGATQTYFNGVWDGLDPRTSAWEFHLLNVAGATVQPAVPEPSSAVALALGGLALLALRRRRA; from the coding sequence ATGGTGCTCGGCGTCCTCGCCGTGCGAGCGCCCGCGGACGACTTCGACTTCAGCGGGAACTTTACGTATGACAACGACGTGCTGCAGTTCAACTTCACGGTCGGCGCGCCAAGCTCGGTGACCGTGTTCTCGTCCTCATGGCTCCAGGGAGACCCGCCCGCCGGCTTCGACCCGATGCTTGGAATCTGGGACGCGGCGGGCAACCTGATCGCTTTTCAGGACGACGGCGCCGTCGTTGGAACGACCCTGTCGAACGGGGTTCCCTACAGCCATGGCACCTGGGACAGCTACTACACCGTGGCCCTGGGCGCCGGCGACTACATCGCCACGGTGACCCAGTTCGACAATTTCAACGTCGGGAGCCTGCTGTCCAGTGGCTTCGTGCGTGACGGCGTCGCGAACCGGAGTTTCACGAGCGCGTTGGGCTATGGCGGCGCCACCCAGACCTACTTCAACGGCGTGTGGGACGGCCTCGACCCGCGTACCTCGGCCTGGGAGTTCCATCTGCTGAACGTGGCGGGCGCCACCGTCCAGCCGGCGGTTCCGGAGCCCTCGTCGGCCGTCGCGCTGGCGCTTGGCGGCCTCGCGCTGCTCGCCCTGCGACGGCGGCGCGCATAG
- a CDS encoding sigma-70 family RNA polymerase sigma factor, which translates to MRLGLPRRAAEQHTGAGQQAAFEALIDECWEALWRYAYRTAGSRDDAEDLMSEALIEGFRSFHQFRGETTFMRWMYRVMTTTRIDMVRRARRHAAESLEDGDGHGADAIVDESADPVRLVVDNSLSEEVQGALMALPEEFRSVVVLADMEQMDYADVSRALGIPIGTVRSRLHRGRNQLRRALAAHVTRP; encoded by the coding sequence ATGAGACTCGGCCTTCCGCGACGCGCGGCGGAGCAGCACACCGGCGCCGGACAACAGGCAGCCTTCGAAGCCCTCATCGACGAGTGTTGGGAGGCCCTGTGGCGCTACGCCTACCGCACGGCCGGCAGCCGCGACGACGCCGAGGACCTGATGAGCGAGGCGCTGATCGAGGGCTTTCGGTCCTTTCACCAGTTCCGTGGAGAGACGACCTTCATGCGGTGGATGTACCGGGTGATGACCACGACGCGGATCGACATGGTGCGCCGCGCGAGACGTCACGCCGCCGAGAGTCTGGAAGACGGCGATGGCCACGGTGCCGACGCGATCGTGGACGAGTCCGCCGATCCTGTGCGCCTGGTCGTCGACAACTCGCTCTCGGAGGAGGTGCAGGGCGCGCTGATGGCCCTGCCGGAGGAGTTCCGCTCCGTGGTGGTGCTGGCCGACATGGAGCAGATGGACTACGCCGACGTGAGCCGGGCGCTCGGCATCCCGATCGGCACGGTGCGCTCGCGCCTGCACCGGGGACGCAACCAGTTGCGGAGAGCCCTCGCGGCACACGTGACGCGCCCATAG
- a CDS encoding aspartate/tyrosine/aromatic aminotransferase, producing MRPSPFADVPDAPPDPILGLTEAFAADVNPRKVNLGVGVYQDASGRVPLLDCVRQASERWLLAEPTKAYLPIDGLPAYNAAAQDLLLGAGSPARRSGRAVTVETLGGTGALRVGAELLRRFLPSAVAYISSPTWENHRGVLEAAGLRVETYPYYDAATRALSFPAMLRALGAMPAGAVVVLHACCHNPTGVDPTPEQWEAIVAACREGGLVPFVDLAYQGFAEGLEGDALAVRLLAEAGAPFLVASSFSKSLSLYRERVGALTVVAASEDEARRLRTQLKRIIRASYSNPPSWGGQVAALVLGDSGLRARWEEELAAMRTRIRAMRVAFAAALRERATRRDFSFVERQRGMFSFLGIPLEEVRRLRAEYGLYVVDSGRICVAAINEGNLGYICDAIARVERG from the coding sequence ATGCGCCCATCGCCGTTCGCCGACGTTCCCGACGCCCCGCCGGACCCCATCCTCGGCCTCACCGAGGCCTTCGCCGCCGACGTGAACCCGCGCAAGGTGAACCTGGGGGTCGGCGTCTATCAGGACGCGTCGGGCCGCGTTCCACTGCTCGACTGCGTGCGTCAGGCCTCCGAGCGCTGGCTGTTGGCGGAGCCCACCAAGGCCTATCTGCCCATCGACGGACTGCCGGCCTACAACGCCGCCGCGCAGGACCTGCTCCTCGGGGCGGGCTCGCCCGCGCGCCGCTCCGGACGCGCGGTGACGGTTGAAACGCTCGGCGGCACCGGCGCCCTCCGCGTTGGCGCCGAGCTCCTCAGGCGCTTCCTGCCGTCCGCCGTCGCCTACATCAGCTCCCCGACATGGGAGAACCATCGCGGCGTGCTCGAGGCGGCGGGCCTCCGCGTCGAGACCTACCCCTACTACGACGCCGCGACGCGTGCGCTGAGCTTCCCGGCGATGCTGCGGGCGCTCGGCGCGATGCCCGCGGGCGCGGTCGTCGTGCTGCACGCCTGCTGTCACAACCCGACCGGGGTCGACCCCACGCCGGAGCAATGGGAAGCCATCGTCGCGGCCTGCCGCGAGGGCGGCCTGGTGCCCTTCGTCGACCTGGCGTACCAGGGCTTCGCGGAGGGGCTCGAGGGCGACGCGCTGGCGGTGCGACTGCTCGCCGAGGCCGGCGCGCCGTTCCTGGTGGCCAGCTCCTTCTCCAAGTCCCTCTCGCTGTACCGTGAGCGCGTGGGCGCCCTCACCGTGGTCGCCGCCAGCGAGGATGAGGCGCGGCGCCTGCGCACCCAGCTCAAGCGCATCATCCGCGCAAGCTACTCCAACCCGCCGTCTTGGGGAGGCCAGGTCGCCGCGCTGGTGCTCGGCGATTCGGGCCTGCGGGCCCGCTGGGAGGAGGAGCTCGCCGCGATGCGAACGCGGATCCGCGCCATGCGCGTCGCGTTCGCCGCTGCGCTGCGCGAGCGGGCGACGCGCCGGGACTTCAGCTTCGTGGAGCGCCAGCGGGGCATGTTCTCGTTCCTTGGCATCCCGCTGGAGGAGGTTCGCCGCCTGCGCGCCGAGTACGGCCTCTACGTTGTCGACAGCGGCCGGATCTGCGTGGCCGCGATCAATGAGGGCAACCTGGGGTACATCTGCGATGCGATCGCGCGCGTGGAGCGTGGCTGA
- the ruvX gene encoding Holliday junction resolvase RuvX: MVGVGGMGRVLALDVGDRTIGLAVSDEAGVFAFPLETLSRQPEGHRRDVAAVARIAAEREVTDIVVGHPIRLDGTVGPQAEKVEAFVEQLRKRVEARVHLQDERLSTAECERAMLDADVRRERRKRAVDSMAASVILQSFLARGGRAAPPVE; the protein is encoded by the coding sequence GTGGTAGGCGTGGGCGGCATGGGACGTGTGCTCGCCCTGGACGTGGGCGACAGGACGATCGGGCTCGCCGTCAGCGACGAGGCGGGCGTATTCGCGTTCCCGCTGGAGACTCTCAGCCGCCAACCCGAGGGGCACCGCCGCGACGTGGCCGCCGTGGCGCGCATCGCCGCCGAGCGCGAGGTCACCGACATCGTGGTAGGCCACCCGATCCGGCTGGACGGCACTGTCGGGCCGCAGGCGGAGAAGGTGGAGGCGTTCGTCGAGCAGTTGCGCAAGCGCGTCGAGGCGCGAGTGCACCTCCAGGACGAGCGGCTGTCGACAGCCGAGTGCGAGCGCGCCATGCTGGACGCCGACGTTCGACGCGAGCGTCGCAAGAGGGCGGTGGACTCGATGGCCGCCAGCGTCATTCTACAGTCGTTCCTCGCCCGCGGGGGAAGGGCGGCCCCGCCCGTCGAATAG
- a CDS encoding PEP-CTERM sorting domain-containing protein: MGKALLRAVACLSLLAVVGLGPARAQSILYYVDLTLGTDQMAAALAALPGSYTVTTATDPTDFATQIALGTFDLGIFFQQNSSGLSYDAAFTALNAFVAGGGAAIATDWTLNNTHTTGLGATYTLNTNETTVTVTDPALATGISNPVDLFNPGWGIFSTGLSGTTAATFASAEGAIVVGNGGRSIVNGFLSDTFLDGPEGVQLYTNEIVSVLATPVVPEPGSLAMLAGGGLAFGVFALRRMRRA, encoded by the coding sequence GTGGGCAAAGCGCTTCTGCGGGCGGTAGCCTGCCTTTCGCTCCTGGCAGTTGTAGGGCTTGGGCCGGCGCGCGCCCAGAGCATCCTGTACTACGTTGACCTGACCCTTGGCACCGACCAGATGGCGGCGGCGCTCGCCGCGCTGCCTGGCAGCTACACGGTGACCACGGCCACCGACCCGACGGACTTCGCCACGCAGATCGCTCTCGGAACGTTCGATCTGGGCATCTTCTTCCAGCAGAACTCCAGCGGACTCTCCTACGACGCGGCCTTCACCGCCCTCAACGCCTTCGTGGCCGGCGGCGGCGCGGCGATCGCCACCGACTGGACCTTGAACAACACCCACACCACCGGGCTCGGCGCCACGTACACGCTCAACACCAACGAGACGACCGTAACCGTAACCGACCCGGCGCTCGCGACCGGCATCAGCAACCCGGTCGACCTGTTCAACCCCGGATGGGGCATCTTCTCTACCGGCCTCAGCGGCACCACGGCTGCGACGTTCGCCAGCGCCGAGGGCGCCATCGTGGTCGGCAACGGCGGCCGCAGCATCGTCAACGGGTTCCTCAGTGACACCTTCCTCGACGGTCCAGAAGGCGTGCAGCTCTACACAAACGAGATCGTCTCCGTCCTTGCCACCCCGGTCGTGCCGGAGCCCGGCTCGCTGGCGATGCTGGCCGGCGGCGGCCTGGCGTTCGGCGTCTTCGCCCTGCGCCGGATGCGCCGCGCCTAG